A window from Schistosoma haematobium chromosome 1, whole genome shotgun sequence encodes these proteins:
- the SIX6 gene encoding Homeobox protein six6 (EggNog:ENOG410V46B~COG:K) yields MATSELMESAKLNIQEISFSDKLPDEQALKRFLSNYLPFSLMNLPNSNILHLRNDLSNVTSMNTMITPISKSSMTTTNSSTVTSLSNTDMKLKNANLPLDCPLTFNPNIYAREFKHDTKNGDEHRMNYINPQISLYSDVSNHNHNKQSMNVLNTNSGPTYDWMLNPQKLFSSLMMAKANRVNTGPDYDEYHMLPKPSIFGVLDKLTSPDLAISEQSNINQKEIKSFMSSTTTFPVVSTPSNTASNTMSNSRIASPIKVNSLLSETHQSTYATSTPNKPLKNNKQETDFKSSNDLTNESLQTSSLPFSSQEIIRVCQTFEEAGDIEHLSRFLWSLPLNPNLWEVLNKSEVILRARALAAFHTRNFRELYAILERHTFSKSSHVKLQALWLEAHYQEAENLRGRPLGPVDKYRVRKKFPMPRTIWDGEQKTHCFKERTRGLLREWYLQDPYPSPAKKRELANATGLTPTQVGNWFKNRRQRDRAAAAKNQQLDNSDSDGEPDNEISSDDTDRKDNDDNNERKRRRRTTSHSDSSRFQTAFNVNRFCIPITEEKLIKEKCENYDKDEYDSGIKCNQIRRNSSPHEGESDIWSPGSDNDSFLATKRERNYEINHEYDNHLNFINPKKPCLTHETVNLNENKVNQSPTLEQKSSNIQSSIFTDNKVNDVNSPPRNMFNLPLDISGLEGNTRVTFSKLTSQRTDFSHSNAINDLKPSESINYPPTISVPQPMNLNLFNRFEYPSTTNRDNLNISDALKYSNLNFFNISPSKTNSNSQISCNISKQSNSIKDPNEILRKMHNPEQLFPPIFTSFPPLLSNSIKPSEMFQMLRPLKTDSLNYSTFFNPSSLTHSTLSPNKLFDFRLSQHSETEKVNHLNKRITEDIVLPENLSLPQSTNQQRTNTPNNNSPILNGALSTNEPFSVSSISSPSTTFLWQKMFEWYSNQIQQQHQYQQQQSSLPTDLLQYLTRIHSERDNCEVKGTTYAGNNNSDKTLFESSNYINTTFNQHREDSVNMNKSNDNGDKNLIPLNIDKTSYSTHEQTLNHSSTPLTTLKHEKDFTVNKKGSVNNLKINIKEVSQGKDYEDQEDTENPCNNFPPNQFVISSEKIQMSCDSSEESSLEV; encoded by the exons ATGGCTACATCTGAGCTAATGGAATCTGCTAAATTAAATATTCAAGAAATAAGTTTCAGTGATAAATTACCAGATGAACAAGCATTGAAACGATTTCTTTCTAATTATTTACCATTTTCTCTCATGAACTTACCAAATTCTAATATATTACATCTTCGAAATGATTTATCAAATGTTACTTCTATGAATACAATGATAacaccaatatcaaaatcatcaaTGACTACAACAAATAGTTCGACAGTAACATCACTGTCCAACACAGATATGAAGTTGAAAAATGCAAATTTGCCATTAGACTGTCCACTTACATTCAATCCAAATATTTACGCTCGAGAATTCAAACATGATACAAAGAATGGTGATGAACACAGAATGAACTATATAAATCCTCAAATTAGTTTATACAGTGACGTAAGTAATCATAACCATAATAAACAAAGTATGAACGTATTGAACACCAATTCCGGTCCAACATATGATTGGATGTTAAATCCACAAAAACTATTTTCCTCATTAATGATGGCAAAAGCTAATCGTGTAAATACGGGACCAGATTACGATGAATATCATATGTTGCCAAAACCTTCAATATTTGGTGTATTAGATAAATTAACAAGTCCTGACTTAGCAATTAGTGAACAAAGTAATATTAATCAAAAggaaattaaatcatttatgtCTTCAACGACCACATTTCCCGTTGTATCTACTCCATCAAATACTGCTAGCAATACAATGAGTAACTCTAGAATAGCATCACCCATTAAAgtaaatagtttattaagtGAAACACATCAATCAACTTATGCTACTAGTACACCAAATAAACCTcttaaaaataacaaacaagAAACAGATTTTAAATCTTCTAATGATCTTACAAATGAATCACTTCAAACTAGTTCCCTGCCGTTTTCATCTCAAGAAATCATTCGAGTATGTCAGACATTTGAAGAAGCGGGTGACATTGAACATCTTAGCCGATTTTTATGGTCACTTCCATTGAATCCTAATTTATGGGAAGtattaaataaaagtgaagtAATTTTAAGAGCTAGAGCACTTGCAGCATTTCATACGAGAAATTTTAGAGAATTATATGCTATTTTAGaaagacatacattttccaaatCGTCCCATGTTAAACTTCAAGCCTTATGGCTTGAAGCACATTATCAGGAAGCAGAAAATCTTCGTGGTCGTCCACTTGGTCCAGTTGATAAATATAGAGTAAGAAAGAAATTTCCTATGCCTAGAACAATTTGGGACGGCGAACAAAAAACACATTGTTTCAAAGAGCGTACAAGAGGTTTACTACGTGAATGGTATCTTCAAGATCCTTATCCAAGTCCAGCTAAAAAGCGTGAATTAGCTAATGCAACTGGTTTAACTCCAACACAGGTTGGTAATTGGTTCAAAAATCGGCGACAACGTGATCGTGCAGCAGCAGCTAAAAATCA GCAATTGGATAACTCTGACAGTGATGGTGAACCGGATAATGAAATAAGTTCAGATGATACAGACAGAaaagataatgatgataataatgaaaggaaaagaagaagaaggacTACATCACATTCTGATTCGTCAAGATTTCAAACCGCTTTTAATGTTAATCGTTTCTGTATACCAATTACAGAAGAAaagttaataaaagaaaaatgtgaaaattatgACAAAGATGAATATGACAGTGGTATAAAATGCAATCAGATTCGTCGCAATTCATCACCACATGAAGGTGAAAGTGATATATGGTCACCGGGTTCAGATAATGATAGCTTTTTAGCTACGAAAAGAGAAcgaaattatgaaataaatcacgaatatgataatcatttaaattttattaatccTAAAAAACCATGTTTAACTCATGAAACAGTGaacttaaatgaaaataaagtgaATCAATCACCAACATTAGAACAAAAATCATCGAATATTCAATCTAGTATTTTCACTGATAACAAGGTAAATGATGTTAACTCACCACCAAGAAATATGTTTAATTTACCTCTTGATATATCTGGTTTAGAAGGAAATACGCGGGTTACATTTTCTAAGCTTACATCACAGCGTACTGATTTTTCACATAGCAATGCAATTAACGATTTAAAACCTTctgaatcaataaattatcCACCAACGATATCAGTTCCACAACCTATGAATTTAAACCTCTTCAATCGATTTGAATACCCGTCAACTACTAATCGTGATAACTTAAACATTAGTGACGCTTTGAAATATTCCAACCTAAATTTTTTCAATATTAGTCCTTCTAAAACAAATTCTAATTCACAAATTTCTTGTAATATTTCAAAACAATCGAATTCAATAAAAGATCCTAATGAAATACTTCGGAAAATGCACAATCCTGAACAGTTATTTCCTCCAATATTTACATCATTCCCTCCATTATTATCCAATTCTATAAAGCCTTCTGAAATGTTTCAAATGTTAAGGCCATTAAAAACTGACTCACTTAACTATTCGACTTTCTTTAACCCATCATCATTAACACATTCGACACTATCACCAAATAAACTATTTGATTTCAGActatctcaacatagtgaaACGGAAAAAGTTAATCATTTAAACAAGAGGATTACTGAAGATATTGTACTTCCTGAAAATTTATCTTTGCCTcaatcaacaaatcaacaaaGAACCAACACCCCTAATAATAATTCCCCCATTCTTAATGGTGCACTTTCGACAAATGAACCCTTTTCAGTATCTTCAATATCATCACCATCAACGACGTTTCTATGGCAAAAAATGTTTGAATGGTATTCAAAccaaatacaacaacaacatcagTATCAGCAACAACAATCGAGCTTACCGACGGATTTACTGCAATACTTAACTCGAATCCATAGTGAACGTGATAATTGTGAAGTGAAGGGTACAACTTATGCTGGAaacaataatagtgataaaaCATTATTTGAATCTAGCAATTATATTAATACAACATTCAACCAACACAGAGAAGACTCTGTAAATATGAATAAGTCTAATGATAATGGTGATAAGAATTTGATCCCATTGAACATTGATAAAACATCATATTCAACACATGAACAGACATTAAATCATTCAAGTACACCTTTAACAACTTTAAAACATGAAAAAGATTTCACAGTAAATAAGAAAGGATctgtaaataatttgaaaataaacataaaagaaGTAAGTCAAGGAAAAGATTATGAAGATCAGGAAGACACAGAGAATCCCTGTAATAATTTCCCACCTAACCAATTTGTCATTTCATCAGAAAAGATTCAAATGTCATGTGATAGTTCCGAGGAATCATCTTTAGAAGTTTAA